From the genome of Bacteroides sp. MSB163, one region includes:
- a CDS encoding serpin family protein, translating to MLKKTIAALSLLSILAACQNDENPSQPEPKPRQDINLTRAEQDFMDKGTDFAFRFFDQVCSTEKEKPNVFVSPLSASLCLSMITNGASGNTLTEMQYVLGFPAASFSLDDLNNYNQKLTSALLDLDNTTQLGIANSIWVKQGFKVYDSFVDVNKKMYDAQVQELDFTSPTAKDVINRWCAEQTNNCIKEVIQRIPEDARMYLINALYFKGIWKSQFQKSDTRQENFTNSDGTEQKVNMMNQTETFNYAQNSAFSIAELPYGNEAFSMVLLLPAGDKTLDESLSGLTYENWKEWNAALSSRQLQVKLPRFKVEYDKMLIEDMVAMGMKDAFDGHKADFSKMSAAELYIGLLQQFTYVNVDEEGTEAAAVTVGGMLETSAGPSTPISFYVDRPFAFVIKEKSTGAILFMGKITKL from the coding sequence ATGCTAAAGAAAACTATTGCTGCGCTAAGCCTACTCAGTATCCTTGCAGCCTGTCAGAATGATGAGAATCCTTCTCAACCGGAACCAAAACCACGTCAAGACATCAATCTCACTCGTGCGGAACAAGATTTTATGGACAAAGGTACAGACTTTGCTTTCCGTTTCTTCGATCAGGTGTGCAGTACCGAAAAAGAAAAACCGAATGTTTTTGTGTCTCCATTGAGTGCATCACTTTGCTTATCGATGATTACTAACGGAGCTTCGGGCAATACGCTTACTGAAATGCAGTATGTATTGGGATTTCCTGCCGCTTCTTTCTCTCTTGATGATCTGAATAACTATAATCAAAAATTAACTTCAGCTTTATTGGATTTAGATAATACCACTCAATTAGGAATCGCCAATTCTATTTGGGTGAAACAAGGTTTTAAAGTTTACGATTCTTTTGTGGATGTGAATAAGAAGATGTATGATGCCCAGGTACAGGAACTTGATTTTACATCTCCCACAGCGAAGGATGTGATTAACCGGTGGTGCGCTGAGCAGACGAATAATTGTATAAAAGAGGTTATACAGAGAATACCGGAAGATGCACGTATGTATTTGATTAATGCACTCTACTTCAAAGGTATCTGGAAGAGTCAATTCCAAAAATCGGATACTCGCCAGGAAAACTTTACTAATTCTGATGGTACTGAGCAGAAAGTGAACATGATGAATCAGACAGAAACGTTTAATTATGCTCAGAACTCAGCATTTTCCATCGCAGAATTGCCATATGGTAACGAAGCTTTCAGTATGGTGCTCTTATTGCCTGCCGGGGATAAGACTTTGGATGAGAGTTTGTCCGGGTTGACTTATGAAAACTGGAAGGAATGGAATGCAGCTTTGTCGAGCAGGCAATTGCAGGTTAAACTTCCCCGTTTCAAAGTGGAGTATGACAAGATGCTCATAGAGGATATGGTTGCTATGGGGATGAAGGATGCCTTTGATGGTCATAAGGCTGATTTCTCTAAAATGTCGGCTGCCGAGTTATATATTGGTCTTTTGCAGCAATTTACTTATGTAAATGTAGATGAGGAAGGTACTGAAGCAGCGGCTGTTACAGTTGGTGGAATGTTGGAAACATCCGCTGGACCATCTACTCCTATATCTTTCTATGTAGATCGTCCTTTTGCTTTCGTGATTAAGGAAAAGAGTACGGGAGCAATTCTTTTTATGGGGAAAATTACGAAACTATAA
- a CDS encoding TonB-dependent receptor plug domain-containing protein yields MIKDNLCRYTRLRFNLLCLLCWLWVNLQAQQAGDSITGKVHAIPEVGIKGRRVPPALSATAPLQQMKKTDMERLGVSDVADAVRHFSGVSVKDYGGIGGLKTVSVRSLGAQHTAVSYDGVTVSDCQSGQVDISRFSLDNVSELALSIGQSDNIYQTAKMFASAGALSIETARPDFSDRPFQLLANMKTGSYGLANPSLFYAQKLSNRFSLSAYADYLRADGNYPFKMWNGNKLIDSKRNNSDIETYRAELNLFVTLNEKQDLKTKVYLFDSERGLPGGVIYDNSYAAERLYDRNYFGQLKYENRFSEKWKLQASGKFNFSWNRDYNNESSGITDNRFRQTETYLSTTLWSEPVKGLSFSLAQDFAYNYLSTTLQNNQYPERFTYLTAIATHYKSNRFSATASLLNTYITENVRTGKAAADRKRLSPAVSLSWKPFDFGLRFRASYKDIFRTPTFNDLYYLIIGNHNLKPEVTRQFNVGTTWNSTSLEFIDYLSLSVDAYYNRVKDKIVAIPTMFIWKMMNLGKVETIGTDINLAIEKELAKHYKLYLTGTYNFMQAEDITDRNSKIWRNQIIYTPKHSGSGSLTFENPYVNLTYNIMYASERYSIAQNIPENRIKSYTDHSIALSHTFKWKKQSLRIQLDALNLSDKNYEIVRFYPMPGRNYKVTINYKL; encoded by the coding sequence ATGATAAAAGATAATCTATGCCGGTATACCCGACTACGGTTTAATTTGCTTTGCCTTTTATGTTGGCTTTGGGTCAATCTACAAGCACAACAAGCAGGAGATTCCATTACTGGAAAGGTACATGCCATTCCGGAAGTGGGGATAAAAGGTCGGCGTGTGCCACCGGCTCTCTCAGCAACCGCCCCACTCCAACAGATGAAGAAAACTGATATGGAACGTTTGGGAGTATCGGATGTGGCCGATGCAGTTCGTCATTTCTCAGGAGTCAGCGTTAAGGATTATGGCGGAATTGGTGGATTAAAGACTGTTTCTGTACGCAGTCTGGGAGCGCAACATACAGCAGTCAGCTATGACGGAGTGACTGTCAGTGATTGTCAGTCAGGCCAGGTAGATATCTCCCGTTTCTCGTTAGACAATGTTTCCGAACTGGCACTCAGCATTGGTCAGAGCGATAATATTTACCAGACAGCGAAGATGTTTGCCTCTGCCGGTGCTTTAAGTATCGAAACCGCACGTCCGGATTTCAGTGACAGACCTTTCCAATTGCTTGCAAATATGAAAACCGGTTCTTACGGGCTTGCTAATCCTTCTTTATTTTATGCCCAGAAATTAAGTAACCGTTTCAGTCTTTCTGCCTATGCTGATTATTTACGGGCAGACGGTAATTATCCTTTCAAAATGTGGAATGGGAATAAACTGATTGACTCCAAACGAAACAATAGTGATATAGAGACTTATCGGGCAGAATTAAATTTGTTTGTAACTCTGAATGAGAAACAGGATTTGAAAACCAAAGTTTATCTCTTTGATTCGGAAAGAGGGTTACCCGGCGGAGTGATTTATGACAATTCGTATGCTGCCGAAAGACTATATGACCGTAATTACTTCGGCCAATTGAAGTATGAGAATCGATTCTCTGAAAAATGGAAATTACAAGCAAGCGGAAAATTTAACTTCAGCTGGAACCGGGACTATAATAATGAATCTTCCGGTATTACAGACAATCGTTTCCGCCAGACTGAGACTTACTTATCCACTACCCTATGGAGCGAACCGGTGAAAGGGTTATCTTTCTCATTAGCACAGGATTTCGCCTATAACTATTTGTCAACGACTCTACAGAACAATCAATATCCGGAACGTTTCACCTATTTAACAGCAATAGCCACACACTATAAAAGCAACCGATTTTCTGCTACCGCTTCCCTACTAAATACTTATATTACAGAGAATGTACGGACAGGAAAAGCTGCTGCAGACCGTAAACGCCTTTCACCCGCTGTCAGCCTGTCGTGGAAACCTTTTGATTTTGGTCTACGTTTCAGGGCTTCATACAAAGATATCTTCCGTACGCCGACATTCAATGATTTGTATTATCTGATAATTGGCAACCATAATTTAAAGCCTGAAGTTACCCGGCAATTCAATGTAGGTACAACGTGGAATTCTACATCATTGGAATTTATCGACTATCTAAGCCTTTCAGTAGATGCTTATTATAATCGGGTGAAAGATAAAATCGTGGCAATACCCACTATGTTTATCTGGAAGATGATGAATTTAGGTAAAGTCGAAACTATTGGTACGGATATTAACCTGGCAATTGAAAAAGAATTAGCAAAACATTATAAGTTATATCTCACAGGAACTTACAACTTCATGCAAGCAGAAGATATTACCGACCGTAATTCTAAAATATGGCGGAATCAGATTATATATACTCCGAAACATTCAGGTTCGGGAAGTCTGACTTTTGAGAATCCGTATGTCAACCTGACTTATAACATAATGTATGCTTCGGAACGCTATTCGATTGCCCAAAACATCCCGGAAAATCGTATTAAATCTTACACTGACCACAGTATAGCACTCTCGCATACCTTTAAATGGAAGAAGCAGTCACTACGCATACAGCTGGATGCCTTGAACCTGAGTGATAAGAACTACGAAATAGTCCGCTTCTACCCGATGCCCGGACGCAATTACAAAGTAACAATCAACTATAAATTATAA